The Pseudomonas aeruginosa genome includes the window CTTGACGCAACTGGTCGTACTCGGCGCCGCTGTAGCCGCTTTCGCGCAGCTTCTGGCGAGCGGCGTCGGCTTCTTCGCGCAGACGGTTGTAGGTCGCCTGGTCGTCCGCCCAGGTCCTGCCTGTGCGCCGGGTGTACTTGTCCTGGGGTTCAGCCATGGGTTCTCCTTGCGGGCCGGATGGGACTTGGAAAAACGCTGCGCTGAACAGACTTTTTCCAATGGCAAAAATTCAAAAAAAACTGACGGATTGCGCGACTTCGCTATTGGTACCGATGTCCCATA containing:
- the srfA gene encoding stress response facilitator SrfA, which produces MAEPQDKYTRRTGRTWADDQATYNRLREEADAARQKLRESGYSGAEYDQLRQAAFDLNRKANQYWEQMLSDLRQED